The Mucilaginibacter yixingensis genome window below encodes:
- a CDS encoding Glu/Leu/Phe/Val dehydrogenase, whose amino-acid sequence MANNNIAANQDSHFFADVCKFFDHAARFTHHDAGLLDQIKSCNSVYRFRFPMRKGDGFEVIDAWRVEHSQHQSPTKGGIRYSEMVNEDEVMALAALMTYKCAIVNVPFGGAKGGIKINPKNYTTLELENITRRYTVELIKKNFIGPSVDVPAPDYGSGEREMSWIADTYAAMNPGQLDAMGAVTGKPLALHGIHGRKEATGRGVAIAIRECVSVAEDMQKLGLKPGLSGKRVIVQGLGNVGYHSAKFLTEFGATVVGLCEFEGAIYNDNGLDVDAVFQHRKATGSILNFPGAKSFAHSGEGLEQECDILVPAALENQLTIHNIRNIKAKIIAEGANGPTTPEAEAIFSQGGGIIIPDMYCNAGGVTVSYFEWLKNLSHVAFGRMSRRFEENSNLNLVNTVESITGISLSPDQRASIIKGASELELVNSGLEDTMIRSYHEIRNTFKNSGEIDTLRTAAFVGAINKIAVSYQNLGVWP is encoded by the coding sequence ATGGCTAATAATAACATTGCGGCCAATCAGGACTCGCATTTCTTTGCTGATGTTTGTAAATTTTTTGACCATGCAGCGCGCTTTACGCACCACGATGCCGGCCTGCTTGATCAAATCAAATCATGTAACAGTGTTTATCGTTTTCGTTTCCCAATGCGCAAGGGCGACGGCTTTGAGGTGATTGACGCCTGGCGTGTCGAACACTCGCAGCACCAGAGCCCAACCAAGGGCGGTATTCGCTACAGCGAAATGGTGAATGAGGACGAGGTAATGGCCCTTGCCGCACTGATGACCTACAAGTGCGCTATTGTGAATGTACCTTTCGGCGGTGCCAAAGGCGGTATCAAAATCAATCCTAAAAATTATACTACCCTGGAGCTGGAAAATATTACCCGCCGCTACACGGTAGAACTGATCAAGAAAAACTTTATAGGCCCAAGTGTTGACGTACCTGCGCCAGACTATGGTTCAGGCGAACGCGAGATGAGCTGGATTGCCGATACCTATGCAGCTATGAATCCCGGTCAGCTTGATGCCATGGGCGCTGTTACCGGTAAGCCGTTAGCGCTGCATGGCATTCATGGTCGTAAAGAGGCTACTGGTCGTGGTGTGGCTATTGCTATACGCGAGTGTGTAAGCGTGGCAGAAGACATGCAGAAGCTGGGCTTAAAACCTGGTCTGTCTGGCAAACGCGTAATTGTGCAGGGGTTGGGTAATGTAGGCTACCACTCGGCCAAATTCTTAACAGAGTTTGGTGCTACCGTTGTTGGCCTGTGCGAGTTTGAAGGCGCTATTTATAACGATAATGGCCTGGATGTAGATGCCGTTTTTCAGCACCGCAAAGCCACCGGATCAATCTTAAATTTCCCGGGCGCAAAATCATTCGCTCACTCTGGCGAAGGTTTGGAGCAGGAGTGCGATATCCTGGTACCGGCGGCCTTAGAGAACCAGCTGACTATCCACAACATCCGCAACATCAAAGCAAAAATTATTGCCGAAGGTGCCAATGGCCCGACTACGCCTGAGGCCGAGGCCATATTTTCGCAAGGTGGCGGTATTATCATCCCAGATATGTATTGTAATGCCGGCGGTGTAACCGTATCTTATTTTGAGTGGCTGAAAAACCTGTCGCACGTAGCGTTCGGTCGTATGAGCCGTCGTTTTGAGGAAAACTCAAACCTTAACCTGGTAAATACGGTAGAGAGCATTACTGGTATAAGCCTGTCGCCAGACCAACGTGCCAGCATCATCAAAGGCGCGTCTGAACTGGAACTTGTAAATTCAGGTTTAGAAGATACCATGATCCGCTCTTACCACGAAATTCGGAATACCTTCAAAAACTCCGGCGAAATTGATACCCTGAGAACCGCCGCGTTTGTGGGAGCAATTAATAAGATTGCAGTCTCGTATCAGAATTTAGGCGTATGGCCATAA
- a CDS encoding CcmD family protein yields the protein MKRYFITLLLLFVTSLLFAQNAQPTEMADAFRSQGKIYVVIATIAIIFVGLAIYLVMIDRRLRKIENDN from the coding sequence ATGAAAAGATACTTTATTACCCTTCTGTTATTATTCGTGACCAGCCTGCTGTTTGCACAAAATGCGCAGCCTACAGAAATGGCCGATGCTTTTCGTAGTCAGGGAAAAATCTATGTGGTAATAGCCACCATTGCTATCATATTTGTTGGCCTCGCCATTTACCTGGTAATGATTGACAGAAGGCTGAGAAAAATTGAGAACGACAATTAG
- a CDS encoding cytochrome c biogenesis protein, translated as MYQWWWKVLTLVLIFYTLFAGMLFRVPALPILHETIRNLYFHVPMWMAMLTSLVISVVFSLMYLTTGKPEYDLASVESVKTGIMFFVLGLITGMMWAKYTWGAYWSNDPKQNSAAIAFLLYCAYLVLRNSVDEEQKRAKISAIYNVFAFPVMLVLIFVLPRLTDSLHPGNGGNPAFGRYDLDSHMRVVLYPAFLGWSLLSVWIASLRYRMALQEYKKNTL; from the coding sequence ATCTATCAATGGTGGTGGAAGGTACTCACGTTGGTACTGATATTTTATACCCTATTTGCCGGGATGTTATTCCGCGTACCGGCGCTGCCCATACTGCACGAAACTATACGTAACCTTTATTTCCACGTACCTATGTGGATGGCTATGCTAACCTCGCTGGTCATATCGGTGGTATTTAGTTTAATGTACCTCACAACAGGTAAACCAGAATATGATCTCGCCTCGGTAGAGAGTGTGAAGACCGGCATAATGTTCTTTGTGCTGGGACTGATTACCGGTATGATGTGGGCCAAATATACCTGGGGGGCCTATTGGAGTAATGACCCGAAGCAGAATAGTGCGGCCATCGCATTTTTATTATACTGCGCTTACCTGGTGTTGCGTAATTCGGTTGATGAAGAGCAAAAGCGTGCCAAAATCTCTGCCATTTATAATGTTTTTGCCTTCCCGGTAATGCTGGTGCTGATATTTGTGCTGCCGCGATTAACAGATTCATTGCATCCGGGCAATGGTGGCAATCCCGCTTTTGGCCGGTATGATCTGGATAGCCACATGCGCGTGGTACTTTATCCTGCATTTTTGGGCTGGAGCTTATTATCGGTTTGGATTGCCAGTCTGCGTTATCGCATGGCCTTGCAGGAATACAAAAAGAACACTCTTTAA
- a CDS encoding carboxypeptidase-like regulatory domain-containing protein has product MMTNKNTPNWPSLQWVKCLLFLLFFPSLLFAQNSISGKVVRIDSKGPLSKVSIFLGNSSYGTITNDDGTFTLNNVKPGQYELIATMVGFEDNIQTVLVSKDPVKLNIEMFPKITELHEVVVTDNANWKANYAMFKPEFLGTSDNAKKCTILNPHDISLVYKKSKRTLQAFSSEFIVIQNKALGYNVKMLLKDFKYDEVNNVISWQGKLLFEELKGSASQQAVWDKRRQEIYYGSPMHFFRSLRLGNLTDQGFQVMILVRRPDPERPPQDVIVREYEHFKNSFLKDSINYWARMYNRTKYINQLIRTPVKETQIMTDTSQPGIYGLEFPECLYVMYTKKREDVDFKDVYRPLDLPNYETSVVTLNGKYALFDMNGSVISSPSPLFEGTWSKDKVAELLPVDYLPPGAH; this is encoded by the coding sequence ATGATGACCAATAAAAATACCCCGAACTGGCCATCCCTTCAATGGGTTAAATGCCTTTTATTTCTTTTATTTTTCCCTTCATTGCTTTTTGCGCAGAACTCCATCAGCGGTAAAGTGGTGCGGATTGACAGCAAAGGCCCCTTGAGTAAAGTGAGCATTTTTCTGGGCAATTCATCGTACGGCACTATTACTAATGACGATGGTACTTTTACGCTCAACAATGTAAAGCCAGGGCAATATGAGTTGATTGCTACAATGGTGGGCTTTGAAGATAACATCCAGACCGTACTGGTAAGCAAAGATCCCGTAAAGCTGAATATTGAAATGTTCCCCAAAATTACCGAGCTGCACGAGGTGGTGGTTACCGATAATGCCAACTGGAAGGCAAACTACGCCATGTTTAAACCGGAGTTTTTGGGCACGTCTGATAATGCAAAAAAGTGTACCATTCTTAATCCGCATGATATCAGCCTGGTCTATAAAAAATCAAAAAGGACCTTGCAGGCATTCTCTTCAGAGTTTATTGTGATTCAGAACAAAGCCTTGGGCTATAATGTGAAAATGCTGCTCAAAGATTTTAAGTACGACGAGGTGAACAATGTAATATCATGGCAAGGCAAGTTATTGTTTGAGGAATTGAAAGGCTCGGCATCGCAACAAGCTGTGTGGGATAAGCGCAGACAGGAGATTTATTACGGCTCACCGATGCATTTCTTCCGTTCGTTACGGTTGGGTAACTTAACCGATCAAGGCTTTCAAGTGATGATTCTGGTGCGCAGGCCTGATCCTGAGCGTCCGCCGCAGGATGTGATTGTGAGAGAATATGAGCATTTCAAAAACAGTTTTCTGAAGGACTCTATTAACTATTGGGCACGTATGTATAATCGCACTAAGTACATCAATCAGCTGATCAGAACTCCTGTAAAAGAGACTCAAATTATGACGGATACATCGCAACCCGGTATTTATGGCTTGGAGTTTCCTGAATGTTTGTATGTGATGTACACCAAGAAGAGGGAAGATGTAGATTTTAAAGATGTTTACCGTCCGCTGGATCTGCCTAATTATGAAACCAGCGTGGTAACTTTAAATGGTAAATATGCTTTGTTTGATATGAATGGTTCTGTTATATCAAGTCCTAGTCCGCTGTTTGAAGGTACCTGGTCAAAGGATAAAGTGGCTGAATTGCTGCCAGTTGATTATTTGCCGCCGGGCGCACATTAA
- a CDS encoding heme exporter protein CcmB, giving the protein MSLYHQTLQLLKKEILIEYRAKYAFNGVLLYVVSTVFVCYIAFSLSQGFEQSQGYTIVWNVLFWIIMLFAAVNAIAKSFLIENRGRMLYYYTITSARAVILSKTIYNSLLMLLLTLLTMVVYLIFFNNTIGDVVYYFIAVLLGSISFSTVFTMISAIASKAGNNSGLMAVLSFPVIIPLIIILIKLSKNAMDGIDHSFSYGHITMLCGINVIVVATSLLLFPYLWRD; this is encoded by the coding sequence ATGAGTCTGTACCACCAAACGCTGCAACTGCTAAAAAAAGAGATCCTGATAGAGTACCGTGCCAAATATGCTTTTAACGGCGTGTTGCTGTATGTGGTGTCTACCGTGTTTGTGTGCTACATTGCTTTCAGCCTGAGTCAGGGTTTTGAGCAGAGCCAGGGTTATACCATTGTGTGGAACGTATTGTTCTGGATCATTATGTTGTTTGCTGCGGTTAACGCCATTGCCAAAAGTTTCTTGATAGAAAACCGGGGGCGGATGTTGTATTACTATACCATCACCAGTGCGCGCGCAGTTATCCTCTCTAAAACCATTTATAACAGTTTGCTGATGTTGTTGCTTACGCTGCTGACTATGGTGGTTTATCTCATCTTTTTTAACAATACCATTGGCGATGTAGTTTATTATTTCATTGCCGTGTTGCTGGGTAGCATCAGCTTTTCAACAGTATTTACCATGATATCGGCCATTGCCTCAAAGGCCGGCAATAACAGCGGCTTGATGGCCGTGCTTAGTTTTCCGGTAATTATTCCGCTGATTATTATCCTTATCAAACTCAGTAAAAACGCCATGGACGGCATAGACCATAGTTTCAGTTACGGGCATATTACGATGTTGTGCGGCATCAATGTAATTGTTGTTGCCACATCACTGTTGCTGTTTCCGTATCTATGGAGAGATTAA
- a CDS encoding methylated-DNA--[protein]-cysteine S-methyltransferase, giving the protein MPVVYYKNPLGFARIEAEGDLVISVLIYDEPKDDATESCPAIDAAIAQLDEYFAGQRLNFDFPFRQKGTDFQQEVWQELERIDYGKTITYAQQANRMNNPLGIRAIASANGRNHMWVVVPCHRVVGSDGSLTGYAGGLWRKQWLLQHEAKVLGVGQTSLF; this is encoded by the coding sequence ATGCCGGTAGTATACTATAAAAATCCGTTAGGCTTTGCCCGTATTGAGGCCGAGGGCGATCTGGTGATCTCTGTTTTAATTTATGACGAACCTAAAGACGATGCTACCGAAAGCTGCCCAGCTATTGATGCGGCCATCGCCCAACTGGATGAATATTTTGCGGGCCAGCGCTTAAACTTCGATTTTCCCTTTAGACAAAAAGGTACTGATTTTCAGCAAGAAGTATGGCAGGAGTTAGAAAGGATTGACTACGGCAAAACCATTACCTATGCGCAACAAGCTAACCGGATGAATAACCCGCTGGGCATCCGCGCCATTGCATCGGCCAACGGGCGCAACCACATGTGGGTGGTGGTGCCCTGTCACCGTGTGGTAGGCTCAGATGGCAGCTTAACCGGCTATGCCGGTGGCCTGTGGCGCAAACAATGGCTTTTGCAGCATGAAGCTAAAGTGCTGGGTGTTGGTCAAACCAGCTTGTTTTAA
- a CDS encoding response regulator: MAPPVNILIVDDREENIMALEALLNRNDIRIFSTTSPNDALKIAWENPISIALVDVQMPEMDGFELVEMLKSNAKTRDILIIFVTAISKEAKYIVKGLGTGAVDYLYKPLDPYVTAAKVDSFIQLARTQAEVREKNNELQNYALVVRNSADIICTIDTLTMRIETINPAIEKIMGYKPAEVIGKSIIDLAAENERTAFRKKLGEVIKDNLSFAVFEFRFETFDKRLIWAECRISYRNKMIFMNISDISPQKSYQEQLVKSKEAAEYSRKVKETFLANMSHELRTPVNGIIGLTNLLRKTQVDEQQTGMLDLLETSSQSLLGVINDVLDISKIEAGKFSIVRSPNSLRTLCKAVHDLLKYKADEKNIELLLEIDDNVPDYVMVDSLRINQILMNLLSNAIKFTERGYVKLRLTEQQRHGDKSKIQFTVEDTGIGIPADRLSKIFDSFEQAEDDTSVKYGGTGLGLTIVKKLIELKGGKLTVSSISGKGSTFNFANWYTLAQAPKPEVEQRRNTKELPPFKDLRVLVAEDNLVNQFMLSKMLKDWQVQVEMVDNGRKALEKLKTKPFDIVLMDTHMPEMNGYETAKTIRLDLEEPARSIPIISLSAASFDHEQQQAIAAGMNDVLAKPFLPHELHDKIEQQLKHKGVLS, translated from the coding sequence ATGGCCCCTCCAGTTAATATCCTGATAGTTGACGATCGCGAAGAAAACATTATGGCGCTGGAAGCGCTGTTGAACCGCAACGACATCCGCATTTTTTCTACCACCTCACCAAACGATGCCCTTAAAATAGCCTGGGAAAACCCTATCTCTATTGCCCTGGTAGACGTGCAAATGCCCGAAATGGATGGCTTTGAACTGGTGGAGATGCTGAAAAGCAATGCCAAAACACGCGATATCCTCATCATATTTGTTACCGCTATATCTAAAGAGGCCAAATATATTGTAAAAGGTTTGGGCACAGGTGCCGTAGATTACCTGTACAAACCGCTTGATCCTTACGTTACTGCAGCCAAGGTAGATTCTTTTATTCAACTGGCACGCACCCAGGCAGAGGTACGGGAGAAGAACAATGAACTACAGAACTACGCGCTGGTGGTGCGCAACTCTGCCGATATTATTTGTACCATAGATACGCTGACCATGCGTATTGAAACCATTAACCCGGCCATTGAAAAAATAATGGGCTACAAGCCGGCCGAGGTAATTGGCAAAAGCATTATTGATCTGGCGGCCGAAAATGAACGCACAGCTTTCCGCAAAAAGCTGGGGGAAGTAATTAAAGATAATCTAAGCTTCGCCGTTTTTGAGTTTAGATTTGAAACATTCGATAAACGTTTGATCTGGGCCGAGTGCCGCATCTCGTATCGCAACAAGATGATCTTTATGAACATCAGCGATATTTCGCCGCAGAAGAGTTACCAGGAACAACTGGTTAAATCAAAAGAAGCCGCAGAATACTCACGGAAGGTAAAAGAAACCTTCCTGGCTAACATGAGCCACGAGTTGCGTACACCGGTAAATGGCATTATTGGCTTAACCAATCTGCTGCGTAAAACACAGGTTGACGAGCAGCAAACCGGGATGCTGGATCTGCTGGAAACTTCATCTCAATCTTTATTGGGAGTGATTAATGATGTACTGGATATCTCTAAGATAGAGGCCGGTAAATTCAGTATTGTGCGATCGCCAAATAGTTTGCGTACGCTATGTAAAGCGGTTCATGATCTATTGAAGTACAAGGCTGATGAAAAGAACATCGAGCTATTGCTGGAGATTGATGATAACGTGCCAGATTATGTGATGGTAGATTCATTGCGCATCAACCAGATCTTGATGAACCTGCTCAGCAACGCTATCAAATTTACCGAGCGCGGCTACGTAAAACTGAGATTGACAGAACAGCAGCGCCACGGTGATAAATCAAAAATACAGTTTACGGTAGAGGATACCGGTATTGGTATCCCGGCTGATAGATTATCTAAAATATTCGATTCGTTTGAGCAGGCCGAGGATGATACTTCGGTAAAATATGGCGGTACGGGATTAGGACTGACCATCGTCAAGAAACTAATAGAGCTTAAAGGTGGCAAACTCACTGTAAGCAGCATATCAGGTAAGGGGAGTACCTTTAACTTTGCTAACTGGTACACATTGGCACAAGCTCCAAAACCAGAGGTTGAGCAACGTCGTAATACTAAAGAACTGCCGCCTTTTAAAGATTTACGTGTATTGGTAGCAGAAGATAACCTGGTTAACCAATTTATGCTCTCTAAAATGCTGAAGGATTGGCAAGTCCAGGTTGAGATGGTTGACAATGGCCGCAAAGCCCTCGAAAAACTAAAAACCAAGCCTTTTGATATTGTGCTGATGGATACGCACATGCCAGAGATGAACGGTTATGAAACCGCCAAAACCATCAGGCTTGATCTGGAAGAACCGGCACGCAGTATCCCAATCATATCGTTATCTGCGGCATCATTTGATCATGAGCAGCAGCAGGCCATAGCCGCTGGTATGAATGATGTGTTGGCCAAGCCATTCTTACCGCATGAACTGCATGACAAGATTGAACAGCAACTAAAGCATAAAGGTGTGTTGAGTTAA
- a CDS encoding chemotaxis protein CheB encodes MALDQHIIQRWRSSKLLLLGGSAGSFKLIFRVVKSMPPNLDKTVIVVIHRKKNFFSEIEKLFAENTRMYTREITDKDKIADNTVYIVPANYHALIEKDGTFGLDVSEAVWYSKPSIDVTFESAAEVYGNRCTAVLFSGANQDGAAGLLKLKQAGSLTIVQHPDDAEMLEMPQAAINLDAGNYVLHNNEIFELLSI; translated from the coding sequence TTGGCGCTTGACCAACATATTATTCAGCGATGGCGCAGCTCTAAATTGCTGCTGCTTGGCGGCTCTGCGGGGTCTTTTAAACTTATTTTCAGGGTGGTAAAAAGTATGCCGCCCAATTTGGATAAGACGGTAATTGTGGTTATCCATCGTAAAAAAAATTTTTTCAGCGAAATAGAGAAACTTTTTGCGGAAAATACGCGTATGTATACGCGGGAAATAACTGACAAAGACAAGATTGCTGATAACACCGTTTATATTGTTCCGGCCAACTATCATGCGCTGATAGAAAAGGATGGAACTTTTGGCCTTGATGTATCAGAGGCGGTGTGGTATTCCAAACCATCTATTGATGTTACTTTTGAAAGCGCTGCCGAGGTATACGGTAATCGTTGTACCGCGGTATTGTTCTCTGGCGCTAATCAGGATGGAGCGGCTGGGCTACTTAAATTAAAGCAGGCAGGTTCACTTACAATTGTACAACATCCTGATGATGCCGAGATGCTGGAGATGCCCCAGGCCGCTATTAATTTAGATGCAGGGAATTACGTACTGCACAATAATGAGATTTTTGAATTGTTATCTATATAA